In a genomic window of Brucella anthropi ATCC 49188:
- the menC gene encoding o-succinylbenzoate synthase, which yields MHAAPIFAGLKIEAAEIRVIRLPLLVPFVISTGTMTEKIIPILTLRAEGLEGYAEGVMDPLPDYLEETISGSLSFLRDVLLPQIVGKRFAGPADLSAILDPWRGHRMSKAMVEMAVWDLWAKALNLPLSVALGGVRDAIDVGVSLGIADIPTTIDRVAASLDAGYKRVKLKIKRGHDLAMIQAVRERFPEAKLTVDANTDYRLSDLPLLKAMDAFALDYIEQPLAFDDITDHVHVQEKLLTAICLDESIRSSVDARKALVARACRVINIKVGRVGGHSASRAIHDVCAAFDVPVWCGGMLEAGIGRAHNIHLSTLPNFTKPGDTSSASRYFPRDIVNEPLEAENGRMAVPKNGPGIGVTLDHAFLDTVTSHREDFVA from the coding sequence ATGCACGCAGCGCCAATCTTCGCCGGGTTAAAAATCGAGGCGGCTGAAATACGGGTCATACGTTTGCCGCTGCTCGTGCCTTTCGTGATTTCCACCGGAACAATGACCGAAAAGATCATTCCGATCCTCACCCTGCGGGCTGAAGGCCTGGAAGGTTATGCTGAAGGCGTGATGGATCCGTTGCCGGATTATCTGGAGGAGACCATCTCCGGTTCGCTCTCTTTCCTGCGCGACGTCCTGCTGCCACAAATCGTTGGGAAACGCTTCGCCGGTCCGGCGGATCTTTCCGCAATTCTTGATCCGTGGCGCGGGCACAGAATGAGCAAGGCCATGGTCGAAATGGCCGTGTGGGACCTGTGGGCGAAAGCACTGAACCTGCCATTGAGCGTTGCGCTTGGTGGCGTTCGCGATGCTATCGATGTGGGTGTCAGCCTTGGCATTGCCGATATTCCAACGACGATTGACCGGGTCGCGGCCTCGCTCGATGCCGGTTACAAGCGCGTTAAGCTGAAGATCAAGCGCGGTCATGATCTCGCAATGATTCAGGCGGTGCGCGAGCGTTTCCCGGAAGCCAAGCTGACGGTTGATGCCAATACAGACTACCGGCTTTCCGACTTGCCGCTTCTGAAAGCGATGGATGCTTTTGCACTCGATTATATCGAACAGCCGCTGGCTTTCGATGACATTACCGATCATGTCCATGTGCAGGAAAAGCTGCTGACTGCCATCTGCCTGGATGAGAGCATCCGGTCTTCGGTGGATGCGCGCAAGGCGCTTGTCGCAAGAGCTTGCCGTGTCATTAATATCAAAGTGGGTCGCGTCGGTGGACATAGTGCATCACGCGCAATTCACGATGTCTGCGCAGCCTTTGATGTGCCTGTATGGTGCGGTGGGATGCTTGAAGCAGGCATTGGTCGGGCGCACAATATTCACCTGTCCACACTGCCAAATTTCACCAAGCCGGGGGACACATCGTCCGCCAGCCGCTACTTCCCGCGCGATATTGTCAACGAGCCGCTGGAAGCCGAAAATGGGCGAATGGCCGTTCCCAAGAACGGTCCGGGTATCGGTGTGACCTTGGATCATGCATTTCTCGATACGGTCACCAGCCATCGCGAGGATTTCGTCGCATGA